The nucleotide window GGGTCCGCTCGGCGGGCTCGAGGGCGTCGGGGTCGATGCCGAGGCGGACGGCGAGGTCGCCGAGCGAGGGGGTCAGGTCCAATGCCGATCCCGTGCCTCGGCGATGATCGCGCCGTGACGGATGCGCTCGGTGCGGGCGGCCTTCAGCTCGACGATGTTCTCAGTGCGGAGGCGGGCCAGGGCGGCCGAGGGTGTCTCGCCGGTATGGAGGGCAACGGCGGTGAGCCGTTCGCGGTCGGCCGGGGTGAGGTCGCCGGGGGTTGGGGTTGGGGTTGAGGCCTCGAGTACGTCGATCACGAGGTCGAGGACCTCGAAGGGTTCGTCGCGTGGGGTCATGGTCGGATCCTTCCGAGAGGGGGCAGAGGCCCGCCGGCGGCGCTGCGGGCGGGCCTCTGCGGCTGAGGGGTCGGGTTAGGCGGTGGTGTCGAATCGGACGACACTGCCGCCCTCGATCGGGACGAGCGAGGCGCTGCCGGCTGCGTAGCCGGTCGAGCCCTGGACGCCGGCGTCTTCGGTGCGCTCGAGGCGGTAGGTCGGCATGACGCCGACCCCGTAGAACGAATCGATGATCGAGCGGTCGCAACGGTGGACGGCGTCGTAGTCGCGGAGGTAGCGCAACGAGGAGCCGGCGCTGACGGTCTCGCCGAAGGACGCACCCAGGGGCACGACGGGCGGGCGGTGGGCGAGGTAGAGCGAGCTCGCGGTCATGAAGAACACGTCATCGGCACCGATGCGCGAGGCCTCGACGACGTTGAAGCCACGGAGGCGGCCGACGCTGCCCGAGCGCAGCGCGTCGGCGTCGCCGGTGCGGCTGTAGTCGAGCGAGTCGCTCTCGAGGAGGTCGTCGACGACGTTCGAACCGACCAGGGCAACGAGGTCACCTCCGGCGACGTCGATACCGCGACCGCGGAGCGCACGGCGACCGGAGGTGAACAGCGAAACCGGCTTCGCCGGGTCGTACGCGGCCGCGGGCGCCTCGACGTCGACGTCCTCAAGTACGGCCGCAAGGGAGGCTTCGACGCGCGAGACAACGGCGTCGACCTGAGGGGCGAGCACCTGAGCGGTGAAGTCCTGGAGGTCGAGCGAGAGGTCGGCGTCGCTCAGGGCGACGGCTGAGACGGCCTCGCGGTCGAGCTCGATCGGCACTCGCGATTCTGCGATCGCGTCGATGAGTAGGGCGTTGTCGGTGTCGCCGAGGGCGCGGTCATGTGCGACAAGGGCGGCGGGGACGGTGAGATACGCCGTGCGGCCGATGCCAGCCTTGAAGGTGTTCTCGTCGTAACTGGCTGCGACGCTTGCAAGCTGGAACGAGCCGTGGATGAGCTCGAGGGCGACGGCGCCGGCGTCGGCGGCGCTGTAGGTGTTCAGGGTGTTCGTCATGGAGGAGGGCTCCTAGGAGAGGGGGCGTGTAAACGGTGGGCGCGCGCTGCGCGTGGGGGCGCCGGCGAGACTCTCGCAGGCGCGGGGAAGGGCTTACCGGCGCTGCACGCGGGCCGCGATTGCGGCGTAGTCGGGGGCCGGCGCCGTCGGGCCGAGGGCGTGACCCGGCACCGGGCGGAGCGGCGACGCCGTCGCGTCGGGTGCGGCCGGGGCAAGAGCTGCGAGGCGGTCGGCAACCGCGGCGACCGCGGCCTCGTCGGCGCCGGTGAGGAGGTCGGCAACGTCGGCGAGGTGCGGGTGCCGTCGGAGCGAGCGCTCGCGCCAGAGGTCGGCGGAGGTGGCCGCGTGGGCGGCCTCGAGGTCGTCGCGGGCGGCGGTCGCCGCAGCGAGCTCCTCGCGGGTGGTGGCCGTGGCGGCCTTGAGGGCGCGGACCTCGTCGCGCAGAGCTGTGATCGTCTGCCAGGCTCGCGCGGCGTCGAAGTCATCGCCCCAGGGCGGGGTAGGGGCGCCGGTGTCGGCGGGCGGGGCGGCGGTGTCGGCGTCGGTCATGCGGTGGTCCTTTGCGAGGGCATGAGAAAGCCCCAGCCGCCGGGGGTGGCGGTCGGGGCTGGGGCTGGGGGTGAGGTTTGGGGTTAGAGGTCGGCGGCGTAGGCGGCGCGGGCGACGGCTTCCAGCTCGGGCAGGGCGTCGAGTCGGCCGCTGCCGCGGGCGTCCGCGAGACGGTGGAGCGCCTCGTCGACGGGCGCCGATGCGGCGCCGGGGTAGATCCTGGCCGAGTCGCGGGCGAGCGTGAGGAGCGCTTCGAACGATTCGGGTGAGAGCGGGGCGTCGGCGGCCTCTGGGTCAATCAGCACGGGTGGCCTCCTTGTAGCGCCGGCGCGCGTGAGCCCGCCGCGGATATCGGCGAGCGCTACCCGCGCCGCGGCGGCGTCGGCGCGGGCGCCGCGAAGCTCGAGGGCGGCGCTGGTGCGAGCGTGGCGGTGCGCCGCGGTCCGGCAGCGCGCCGAACAAAAGCGACCGTGAGGGCGCGCCGGGATGAACGGGACGGCGCATTCGGCGCAGGGGATCATGGCTTCAGGCTCCGTTCGTTACGCATGAGGGCAAAAGAAGAGGGCCCGCCGCCGTGGCCGGGCATGGGGAATACTCTCTCTCACGTAGATAGGTCCCCACAGCGCCCAAAATGAGGGGCCCGGCGGGCCGTGTGCTGCGTGGCGAGCCCCTGGCTTCAACGCGAGGGCTCGCCGCAGGCGTGGCCGTGGGGCGAGGTGACGAAAGTGATGATTTAGCGTCACTCCCCCTATTCCCTTATGAGAAAATCAAACCTCATACAAGTAATAGAGAAGTGACGCAATATCGTCACTTCCGTCACCTCGGCGTTGCTCGAGGGGCTCCGCTCCGCGTCTCCGCCGGCGTTAGGCGGCGTCGTGGTCCTCGGGGGCGTCGGGGTTCAGCACCGGGACGAGGCGCCGCCCGTCCGGCCCGCGCCCTTCGGGATAGGCGAGTACATGGTCGTAGGCACGAGCGAGGGCTCGTCGACGCTCGCTCAAGTTACCGGACCCGTATACCTCGGCCCACGTCACGCCGAGGGGCACGTACTCGACGACGAGCGTGGGGGCAAGGGCGAGCGCCGCGTCGCGCTCAGCATCGAGGCGGTCGAGCTCCGCGACGATCGCCAGCCGGTCGACGCCGGGCTCGATGAGCTGGCGGCTTAGCGTGCCGACGCGCTCGGCGATGCGGGCGAGGCGCTCGCTTTGCTCCTCTTCGCCACGGTGCTCGACGCGCTCGTATGCGGGCAGGCGGCCGACGGTGGCGAGGTATTCGGCCTCGACGAGCTCCTCGGCGTGCTCGGCGCGGATCCGCGGGCCGAAACATGACTCGCCACGAGAGGCGCCGGAGCACCGATAGTAGGCGTATTCGCGGCCCCGCTGGCGCACGGTGAGCGCGTAGGACTTCGCGCCACAGAGGCCGCAATAGAGGAGGCCGGAGAGGAGGCGGGCGGCTCGGCGCTTCTGTTGCTTACCGCGGCCGACACTGCGCTGGAAGCGCTCGCGTAGCGCGAGAAAGGTCGAAAGGTCGAGGATGGGCTCGAAGGCCTCGAGCGGTTCGCCGGTGCGCGGGTCGAGCACGGGGGAGCCCTCGCGGTCGAGATGGCCGCCCGCTTCGCCGCGGGGCTGGTCGCGCATTATGCGGCCGAGAAGGTGATGCGAGGTCCAGAGCTGCGAGACGCGGCCGTTGGTCCAGGTGCCGCGGGCGAGCTCGGCCCCGGTGTCGTCAACGAGCGGGCGGCCCGCGATCTGCGCGAGGCGGTAAGCGGAGCGGGCGAGCGGGACGCCGCGCTCGGTGAGCGCGCGGGCGAGCGACATGGAGGATTCGCCGGCGAGGAGGCGCGCAGCGCCCTCGCGGACAACCTCGGCCTCGGTGGCGTCGGGCACGAGGCGGCGACCGGCGCGGCCGTCGTCGAACGGGGCGGAGCGGTACCCATAGGGCGGGGCGCCGCGGCCGGTGAATCGGCCCTCATTCTGCATACGGCGTAGCGCAGCCTTGCGGCGTTGGACCATGACGTCGCGCTCGCCCAGGGCCATTTCGGAGGCGATCATAAAGCGGATGGCCCAGCCCTTGGCATCGGTTGCCGAGTCGATGCCCTCGCGCATGAAGACGACGCGGGCCGGACGGCGCGCGGGGGCAGCACGCACGATGCGGACGAGCTCGGCATCTTCGCCGATGCCCATGCGCGAGAAGCGGTCGACGGCGTAGGCGGCGAGCACGTCGACTTCGCTTTCGCGTAGCATTCGGACGGCCTCGTCGGCATTGGCTCGGCGCTTGCCGCCGCTGAGGCCTTCGTCGGTGAACGTGGCGATGACGTCCCAGCCTTCGCGAGCGGCGAGGGCACTGAGGTCGGCGTCCTGCCCGCGGATTGACGTTGAGACTTCACTGTCGCGGCTGAGGCGGTAGTAGAGCACGGCGCGGAGCTTCGCCCTTTCAGAGGCCGTAGGCTGGTCTGGGGCTATCTTCACGGACTCAGCTTAGGACTAGGAAGCGTGGAATACATTTACTCGATGGTGCGCGCCCGCAAAGCGGTCGGCGACAAGGTCATTCTCGACGACGTCACGATGGCGTTCCTCCCCGGAGCGAAGATCGGCGTCGTCGGCCCGAACGGGGCCGGCAAGTCCACGATCCTGAAGATCATGGCCGGCCTCGACCAGCCCTCCAACGGCGAGGCGCGGCTGAGCCCCGGCTACTCGGTCGGCATCCTCATGCAGGAGCCCGAACTCGACGAGTCGAAGACGGTGCTGGAGAACGTGCAGGAGGGCGTCGGGCCGATCAAGGCGAAGCTCGACCGCTTCAACGAGATCTCGGCGGCGATGGCCGACCCCGACGCCGACTTCGACGCGCTGCTGGCCGAGATGGGCACGCTGCAGGAGGAGATCGACGCGGCCGACGCCTGGGATCTCGACTCGCAGCTCGAGCAGGCGATGGACGCCCTGCGCTGCCCGCCGCCCGAGGCCGTCGTCTCGGTGCTCTCCGGCGGTGAGAAGCGCCGCGTCGCCCTCTGCAAGCTCCTGCTGCAGAAGCCCGACCTGCTCCTCCTCGACGAGCCCACGAACCACCTCGACGCCGAGAGCGTGCTCTGGCTCGAGCAGCACCTCGCCAAGTACCCCGGCGCGGTGCTCGCCGTCACCCACGACCGGTACTTCCTCGACCACGTCGCCGAGTGGATCTGCGAAGTCGACCGCGGCCGCCTGTACCCCTACGAGGGCAACTACTCGACCTACCTCGAGAAGAAGGCCGAACGCCTCGAAGTGCAGGGCAAGAAGGACCAGAAGCTGCAGAAGCGCCTGAAAGAGGAGCTCGAGTGGGTCCGGTCCAACACGAAGGGCCGGCAGGCCAAGTCGAAGGCGCGCCTCGCGCGCTACGAGGAGATGGCTGCGGAAGCCGAGCGGACCCGCAAACTCGACTTCGAGGAGATCCAGATCCCGGCCGGCCCGCGCCTCGGCGACGTCGTGCTGGAGGCGAAGAAGCTCGAGAAGGGCTTCGACGGCCGCAAGCTCATCGACGGCCTGAGCTTCACGCTCCCGCGCAACGGCATCGTCGGCATCATCGGCCCGAACGGCGTCGGCAAGACGACCCTGTTCAAGACGATCGTCGGCCTCGAACCGCTCGACGGCGGCGAACTGAAGATCGGCGAGACCGTCAAGATCTCCTACGTCGACCAGTCCCGCGGCGGCATCGACCCGAACAAGACCCTCTGGGAGGTCGTCAGCGACGGGCTCGACTACATCCAGGTCGGCAAGACCGAGATCCCGAGCCGCGCCTACGTCTCCACCTTCGGCTTCAAGGGCCCCGACCAGCAGAAGCGGGCCGGCGTGCTCTCGGGCGGCGAGCGCAACCGTCTGAACCTCGCGCTCACCCTCAAGCAGGGCGGCAATCTGCTGCTGCTCGACGAGCCGACGAACGACCTCGACGTCGAGACCCTGTCGAGCCTCGAGAACGCGCTGCTCGAGTTCCCCGGCTGCGCGGTGGTCATCACCCACGACCGGTGGTTCCTCGACCGCATCGCCACCCACATCCTCGCCTACGAGGGAACGGAGCAGGACCCGGCGAACTGGTACTGGTTCGAGGGCAACTTCGAGGCGTACGAGGAGAACAAGATCGAGCGCCTCGGGCCGGATGCCGCCAAGCCCCACCGCTCCGCATACCGGAAGCTCACGCGGGACTGATGCGCCTCACCGTCCCGATCGCGCTGCGCTGGTCGGACCTCGACGCCTACGCGCACGTCAACAACGCCCGGATGCTGAGCCTGCTCGAAGAGGCTCGCATCCAGGCGTTCTGGCGCGCCGATGACCGCG belongs to Agromyces archimandritae and includes:
- a CDS encoding P22 phage major capsid protein family protein, whose product is MTNTLNTYSAADAGAVALELIHGSFQLASVAASYDENTFKAGIGRTAYLTVPAALVAHDRALGDTDNALLIDAIAESRVPIELDREAVSAVALSDADLSLDLQDFTAQVLAPQVDAVVSRVEASLAAVLEDVDVEAPAAAYDPAKPVSLFTSGRRALRGRGIDVAGGDLVALVGSNVVDDLLESDSLDYSRTGDADALRSGSVGRLRGFNVVEASRIGADDVFFMTASSLYLAHRPPVVPLGASFGETVSAGSSLRYLRDYDAVHRCDRSIIDSFYGVGVMPTYRLERTEDAGVQGSTGYAAGSASLVPIEGGSVVRFDTTA
- a CDS encoding recombinase family protein; translation: MKIAPDQPTASERAKLRAVLYYRLSRDSEVSTSIRGQDADLSALAAREGWDVIATFTDEGLSGGKRRANADEAVRMLRESEVDVLAAYAVDRFSRMGIGEDAELVRIVRAAPARRPARVVFMREGIDSATDAKGWAIRFMIASEMALGERDVMVQRRKAALRRMQNEGRFTGRGAPPYGYRSAPFDDGRAGRRLVPDATEAEVVREGAARLLAGESSMSLARALTERGVPLARSAYRLAQIAGRPLVDDTGAELARGTWTNGRVSQLWTSHHLLGRIMRDQPRGEAGGHLDREGSPVLDPRTGEPLEAFEPILDLSTFLALRERFQRSVGRGKQQKRRAARLLSGLLYCGLCGAKSYALTVRQRGREYAYYRCSGASRGESCFGPRIRAEHAEELVEAEYLATVGRLPAYERVEHRGEEEQSERLARIAERVGTLSRQLIEPGVDRLAIVAELDRLDAERDAALALAPTLVVEYVPLGVTWAEVYGSGNLSERRRALARAYDHVLAYPEGRGPDGRRLVPVLNPDAPEDHDAA
- the ettA gene encoding energy-dependent translational throttle protein EttA, whose protein sequence is MEYIYSMVRARKAVGDKVILDDVTMAFLPGAKIGVVGPNGAGKSTILKIMAGLDQPSNGEARLSPGYSVGILMQEPELDESKTVLENVQEGVGPIKAKLDRFNEISAAMADPDADFDALLAEMGTLQEEIDAADAWDLDSQLEQAMDALRCPPPEAVVSVLSGGEKRRVALCKLLLQKPDLLLLDEPTNHLDAESVLWLEQHLAKYPGAVLAVTHDRYFLDHVAEWICEVDRGRLYPYEGNYSTYLEKKAERLEVQGKKDQKLQKRLKEELEWVRSNTKGRQAKSKARLARYEEMAAEAERTRKLDFEEIQIPAGPRLGDVVLEAKKLEKGFDGRKLIDGLSFTLPRNGIVGIIGPNGVGKTTLFKTIVGLEPLDGGELKIGETVKISYVDQSRGGIDPNKTLWEVVSDGLDYIQVGKTEIPSRAYVSTFGFKGPDQQKRAGVLSGGERNRLNLALTLKQGGNLLLLDEPTNDLDVETLSSLENALLEFPGCAVVITHDRWFLDRIATHILAYEGTEQDPANWYWFEGNFEAYEENKIERLGPDAAKPHRSAYRKLTRD